The following proteins come from a genomic window of Rhodoligotrophos sp. CJ14:
- the fgd gene encoding glucose-6-phosphate dehydrogenase (coenzyme-F420), whose amino-acid sequence MLKIGYKASAEQFSPSDLLRFSEYAESLGFDSVFISDHFQPWRHTDGHAPSALAWLGALGGRTQRIIMGTSVLTPTFRYHPSIVAQTFGTLGQMFPGRVILGVGTGESLNEVPATGMAWPEPKERFARLREALTLIRKLWTEERVSFSGEYYKTENATIYDRPSEPLPIYIAGAGPMITKYAGRTADGFICTSGKGWDLYRETLLPNLASGIEAAGRPSESVDRMIEMKVSFDTDAKRALEDTRHWAALALSPEEKMSVEDPLEMEKLADALPAERAAKRWIVSSDPDEQVERIKPYIELGFRHLVFHAPGPDQMRFLKLFSEQVVPRLRKAFG is encoded by the coding sequence TTGCTAAAGATCGGCTACAAAGCATCCGCTGAACAGTTCAGCCCGAGTGATCTGCTCAGGTTTTCGGAATACGCGGAATCCCTCGGCTTCGATTCTGTCTTCATCAGCGATCATTTCCAGCCGTGGCGGCACACCGATGGCCATGCCCCTTCCGCCCTCGCCTGGCTTGGCGCCCTCGGCGGCCGCACCCAGCGTATCATCATGGGCACCAGCGTGCTCACGCCCACCTTCCGCTATCACCCCTCCATCGTCGCGCAGACCTTCGGCACCCTCGGCCAGATGTTTCCAGGCCGGGTGATCCTCGGTGTGGGAACGGGCGAATCGCTGAACGAAGTGCCGGCCACCGGCATGGCCTGGCCTGAGCCCAAGGAGCGCTTTGCGCGCTTGCGGGAAGCATTGACCCTGATCCGCAAACTCTGGACGGAGGAACGCGTCTCCTTCTCCGGCGAATACTACAAGACCGAGAACGCCACCATCTATGACCGCCCCAGCGAGCCCCTGCCCATCTATATCGCCGGCGCCGGGCCGATGATCACCAAATATGCGGGCCGCACCGCCGATGGCTTCATCTGCACCAGCGGCAAGGGCTGGGATCTCTATCGCGAAACCTTGCTGCCCAATCTCGCGAGCGGCATCGAAGCTGCGGGACGGCCGTCCGAATCGGTTGACCGCATGATCGAGATGAAGGTCTCCTTCGATACGGATGCCAAGCGGGCGCTGGAAGATACCCGTCATTGGGCGGCGCTGGCGCTTTCTCCGGAAGAGAAGATGTCGGTAGAAGATCCCCTGGAGATGGAAAAGCTTGCCGATGCGCTCCCCGCGGAGCGGGCCGCCAAGCGCTGGATCGTGTCCAGCGATCCCGACGAGCAGGTCGAGCGTATCAAGCCTTACATAGAGCTCGGCTTCCGGCATCT